One genomic region from Asterias amurensis chromosome 7, ASM3211899v1 encodes:
- the LOC139939745 gene encoding solute carrier family 28 member 3-like isoform X3 produces MAEVKSDHHMDILPADSEFGIPMTDLDNPGFEASPRSGNKNSKYDPERAADDVEEGSETSENKCWTFVDSVLDVLKEFYADNKSVVLSTIYTILVLLYLAYIIYACFYDFQEAMVLFIISCIAFGLFLYGVIRDYAGKDIYNATCKPGGNFVDKYWRYIRWPLYFGLVAAVGVALFFLCRDNPVQLISAGGLVVFVLFTYVFSKHPRSVKWRPVVWGLALQFILGLFILRTSIGFQVFEFLGDLVQTFLNFTDEGSRFVFGDSYQDHFFAFKVLPVVIYFSACISVFYYLGVMQVVIAKLAWLMQKTMHTSASESLNAAGNIFIGQSEAPLLIRPYLPKMTRSELHAVMTGGFATIAGSVLGAYISFGISASHLLSASVMSAPAALAIAKLFYPETEISQTRTAAQVKLPKGEERNVIEAASSGASTAVMLALNIGANLIAFLALLALFNGILGYLGVLVGIEGLSFELICSYLFIPIAFLMGVETQDCRVVAELIGTKTFLNEFVAYERLAEYISHRGTDEISLSARSEVITTYALCGFANLGSVGIMMAALTSMAPNRKGDIASVAVRALISGTTACFMTACIAGVLYTEPAAMLDPATVLPGGIENVTDVMMAKMS; encoded by the exons GATTCTGAATTCGGCATCCCCATGACAGACCTAGACAACCCAGGATTCGAAGCTTCGCCTAGATCCGGAAATAAAAATAGCAAATATGACCCCGAACGAGCTGCGGATGATGTGGAAGAGGGAAGTGAGACCAGTGAAAACAAATGTTGGACG TTTGTGGACAGTGTACTGGATGTTCTGAAGGAGTTCTACGCTGATAACAAGTCCGTCGTCCTCAGTACCATCTACACCATCTTGGTACTTCTCTACTTAGCGTACATCATCTATGCTTGTTTCTATGACTTCCAAGAGGCCATGGTACTGTTCATCATTTCTTGCATAGCTTTCGGTCTCTTTCTGTATGGGGTCATTCGAGACTACGCAGGGAAAGACATCTACAATGCTACCTGCAAACCAGGCGGTAACTTTGTTGACAAGTACTGGAGGTATATCAGATG GCCTCTCTACTTCGGACTTGTTGCTGCAGTTGGCGTTGCTCTGTTCTTCTTATGCAGGGATAATCCCGTCCAGCTGATCTCCGCTGGGGGTCTCGTTGTATTCGTTCTCTTTACCTACGTCTTCTCAAAGCATCCTCGCAGC GTCAAATGGCGTCCAGTAGTCTGGGGCTTAGCACTACAGTTTATTCTTGGCTTGTTTATTCTACGTACATCCATCGGGTTCCAGGTGTTTGAATTCCTCGGCGATCTTGTGCAAACGTTTCTTAATTTCACAGATGAAGGGTCAAGGTTCGTCTTTGGCGATTCATACCAAGATCATTTCTTCGCGTTTAAG GTTTTACCAGTTGTTATATATTTTAGTGCATGTATCTCTGTCTTCTACTACCTTGGGGTTATGCAAGTTGTTATTGCAAAGTTGGCGTGGCTAATGCAGAAAACGATGCATACATCAGCATCAGAATCATTGAATGCGGCTGGAAATATTTTCATTGGTCAG TCAGAAGCTCCCCTCCTTATTCGACCATACCTTCCTAAGATGACGCGATCAGAGCTACACGCCGTCATGACTGGCGGTTTTGCGACCATCGCTGGTAGCGTTCTCGGTGCGTATATCTCGTTTGGAATCAGCGCTTCTCATCTTCTATCAGCTTCGGTGATGTCGGCACCCGCTGCTCTAGCCATTGCTAAGCTGTTCTACCCAGAGACTGAGATTTCACAGACCAGGACAGCAGCTCAAGTTAAGCTCCCAAAAGG TGAGGAGAGGAATGTTATCGAGGCTGCCTCTTCTGGAGCATCCACTGCAGTCATGTTGGCCTTGAACATCGGAGCTAACCTTATCGCCTTCTTGGCTCTTCTAGCTCTCTTCAATGGCATTCTGGGATACCTCGGAGTTCTCGTTGGCATTGAAGGACTCAGCTTTGAg cTGATCTGCTCGTATTTGTTCATTCCCATCGCCTTCCTGATGGGAGTAGAAACTCAGGATTGTCGGGTGGTAGCTGAACTCATCGGAACCAAAACATTTTTGAATGAGTTTGTGGCCTATGAGCGACTTGCAGAGTACATCTCGCATCGTGGGACAGACGAAATATCATTATCG GCTCGTTCAGAGGTGATAACAACGTATGCCCTTTGTGGTTTCGCCAACCTCGGTTCCGTTGGGATCATGATGGCAGCTCTCACTTCTATGGCTCCGAACAGGAAAGGAGATATTGCATCAGTTGCAGTAAGAGCTTTGATTTCCGGCACCACGGCATGTTTCATGACTGCTTGTATAGCAG GAGTGCTTTATACAGAGCCAGCTGCCATGTTAGATCCTGCTACAGTACTACCTGGTGGTATAGAGAATGTGACCGATGTCATGATGGCGAAAATGTCATAG